From the genome of Papaver somniferum cultivar HN1 chromosome 2, ASM357369v1, whole genome shotgun sequence, one region includes:
- the LOC113351891 gene encoding uncharacterized protein LOC113351891, which yields MLEATPNADEIKKAVFEMNAESAPGPDSFSGIFYKTCWHIIQEDFVNEIQYFWRRKYEPRGLNSNFLILLPKTQNAKKPGQFRPISLRNFSFKVFTKIISTRLSGFMGNLVSPQQAAYIKRRSIHEQVMMASELVNKMKHTRRGVMVNGGPQGFFSTERGLKHVDPLSPILFVLMEEILSRGLKILVEKGKLQPMVIRKGCYPTHLFFADDVFIFYNGSKRSLEEILTLLKDYQENTGQLINKQKIKCFVDGCNPLRKDQISNMMQMELTTFPDKYLGVILKPVRVNGAIVCPMVEMMQKQLSSWKGKLLSFHDRLILIKSDLSSIPVYNMVVHRWPKSVIKVCEK from the exons ATGTTAGAAGCCACTCCAAATGCAGATGAAATCAAAAAAGCTGTTTTTGAGATGAATGCAGAAAGTGCTCCAGGTCCAGATAGTTTTTCAGGTATCTTTTATAAAACATGTTGGCATATTATACAAGAAGACTTTGTTAATGAAATTCAGTATTTTTGGAGGAGGAAGTACGAACCAAGAGGACTAAATTCTAATTTCCTTATATTattacctaaaactcaaaatgcCAAGAAGCCCGGTCAATTCAGGCCTATTAGTTTAAGAAATTTTAGCTTCAAAGTGTTCACTAAGATCATCTCTACAAGGTTGAGTGGTTTTATGGGTAATTTAGTCTCCCCTCAGCAAGCTGCTTACATTAAAAGAAGAAGCATACATGAACAGGTGATGATGGCATCTGAGCTAGTGAATAAAATGAAACATACAAGAAGAGGAG TTATGGTTAATGGTGGTCCACAAGGTTTTTTCTCAACGGAGAGAGGGTTGAAGCATGTTGATCCACTTTCTCCTATTTTATTTGTACTAATGGAAGAAATTCTTAGTAGAGGATTAAAAATTTTGGTGGAAAAAGGTAAATTACAGCCAATGGTGATCAGAAAAGGATGTTATCCtactcatcttttctttgcagatgatgttttcaTCTTCTATAATGGTTCAAAAAGGAGTTTGGAAGAAATACTTACACTACTCAAAGATTATCAAGAAAATACAGGTCAACTAATCAACAAGCAGAAAATTAAATGTTTTGTGGATGGTTGTAATCCATTAAGGAAGGATCAAATATCAAATATGATGCAAATGGAACTTACAACTTTTCCTGACAAATACTTGGGAGTTATCCTCAAACCTGTAAGAGTTAATGGTGCAATTGTTTGTCCAATGGTGGAGATGATGCAAAAACAATTATCTTCATGGAAAGGTAAATTACTATCCTTTCATGATAGATTGATTCTTATAAAGTCTGATCTGAGTAGCATACCAGTTTACAACATGGTTGTACATAGATGGCCAAAATCAGTAATTAAAGTGTGTGAAAAATAA